The following are encoded together in the Candidatus Omnitrophota bacterium genome:
- the ptsP gene encoding phosphoenolpyruvate--protein phosphotransferase has product MKQPTRDHTQLICDIGELSGLFIDVESLETFLQKIVVMISEHMGSQVCSVYLFYEEKNELVLKATKGLHPDSVGKVKMKLNEGLTGLALKELRPICEKNASRSPHFKYFPEIGEDRYESFLAVPILRGNNRIGVIVVQNTKKNYFTDEDIRTMRAITSQLANTIETAKLLMILRGEGGSRRPQEFKTKRKVKLIRGKVGSEGFAFAPAVVFNSEPMQLMLQEKYLTQAFTLEDFYRALHSTEKQLETLQNQVEERLLDVASLIFTAQILMLKDKGFIDPIAQLIKNGMNPPEAVLSVVKNYMERFQQMSNAYLREKSHDVEDIGRRILENMIGLNKSAEQYSGKIIVAKEIFPTDLLKFSSQNVRGVILLSGGVTSHLSILSRSLQIPLIIADEQQLLFISDQSKILMDAQLGNIYLDPSDDVVERFKHHDEAKAQAAQFKEFISSQAQTKDGVKIKIFSNINLLSDLKFAHEFKTEGVGLYRTEFPFIVRSDFPSEEEQFVIYQRLVNEMRGKEITFRTLDIGGDKILSYYNDEKEANPFLGMRSIRFSLKHKDIFIQQIRAILRAGAGTTVRIMFPMISSLDEFLEARKIVFQCCGSLRKEKVPFCERPEIGLMIEIPSILEIIDELAEEADFFSIGTNDFIQYMLAVDRTNEKVAELYLPHHPAILRSLKRVVDAALKHKKDISICGDMAHHVQYLPYLLGIGVRKLSADFKYIPKMRAAIAQIDLADAVKKTQDLLTKSKIIDTARQFK; this is encoded by the coding sequence ATGAAACAACCGACACGTGACCATACGCAACTTATCTGTGACATCGGAGAGCTCAGCGGGCTTTTCATTGATGTGGAAAGTTTAGAGACTTTTTTGCAGAAAATTGTCGTGATGATCTCCGAGCATATGGGATCCCAGGTCTGTTCCGTCTATCTTTTTTATGAAGAAAAAAATGAGTTGGTGTTAAAAGCGACCAAAGGCCTTCATCCGGATTCAGTCGGAAAAGTTAAGATGAAATTAAACGAAGGCTTAACGGGTTTAGCATTAAAAGAATTACGTCCAATTTGCGAAAAAAATGCCAGCCGCAGCCCGCATTTTAAATATTTTCCGGAGATCGGGGAAGATCGCTATGAATCATTTTTAGCGGTTCCAATCTTACGCGGAAATAACCGTATCGGTGTTATCGTCGTTCAAAATACCAAGAAAAATTATTTTACCGATGAAGACATTAGGACCATGCGCGCTATCACCTCGCAACTAGCCAATACCATTGAAACAGCCAAACTTTTGATGATCTTACGCGGGGAAGGCGGATCCCGCCGGCCCCAAGAATTTAAAACAAAAAGGAAAGTTAAGTTGATCAGAGGTAAGGTAGGTTCGGAAGGATTTGCGTTCGCGCCGGCAGTTGTTTTTAATAGCGAACCGATGCAACTGATGCTGCAGGAAAAATATCTTACCCAAGCATTTACGCTGGAGGATTTTTATCGCGCTTTACACTCGACGGAAAAACAATTGGAAACCCTCCAAAATCAGGTGGAAGAACGTCTTTTAGATGTTGCCTCTCTTATTTTTACCGCTCAGATCCTTATGCTGAAAGATAAAGGATTCATTGATCCGATCGCCCAGCTTATTAAAAATGGTATGAATCCTCCCGAAGCTGTTTTATCCGTTGTTAAAAATTATATGGAACGGTTTCAGCAAATGTCCAACGCCTATTTGCGCGAGAAAAGCCATGATGTAGAAGACATTGGGCGAAGGATTTTAGAGAATATGATCGGGCTCAACAAATCCGCCGAACAATATTCGGGGAAGATCATTGTTGCCAAAGAGATATTCCCGACAGATCTACTGAAGTTTTCTTCTCAAAATGTCCGCGGCGTGATCCTTTTAAGCGGAGGAGTGACCTCGCATTTGTCTATTCTTTCCCGGTCGCTGCAGATCCCCTTGATCATCGCCGATGAGCAACAGTTGCTTTTTATCTCTGATCAGTCAAAGATCTTGATGGATGCGCAGCTGGGTAACATCTATTTAGACCCTTCCGATGATGTGGTGGAACGCTTTAAACATCATGATGAAGCTAAAGCGCAAGCCGCGCAATTTAAGGAATTTATTTCTTCTCAAGCTCAAACCAAAGACGGGGTTAAAATAAAGATCTTTTCTAATATTAATCTTTTGAGTGATTTGAAATTCGCGCATGAATTTAAGACCGAAGGAGTAGGGCTTTATCGGACCGAGTTCCCGTTCATTGTCCGAAGTGATTTCCCGTCGGAAGAAGAGCAATTTGTTATTTATCAGCGCCTTGTCAATGAAATGCGCGGTAAAGAAATTACCTTTCGTACGCTGGATATCGGCGGAGATAAAATCTTATCCTATTATAATGACGAAAAAGAAGCGAATCCTTTTTTGGGGATGCGCTCGATCCGGTTTTCCTTAAAGCATAAGGATATTTTTATTCAACAGATACGAGCTATTTTACGTGCCGGGGCGGGGACAACAGTTAGAATTATGTTTCCCATGATCTCGTCTTTGGATGAATTCTTAGAAGCACGAAAAATTGTTTTTCAATGTTGCGGCAGCCTTAGAAAAGAAAAAGTCCCCTTTTGCGAGCGTCCCGAGATCGGGCTGATGATCGAGATCCCGTCTATCCTAGAGATCATTGATGAGTTGGCCGAGGAAGCAGATTTCTTTTCGATCGGAACGAACGATTTTATTCAGTATATGCTCGCCGTTGACCGCACCAATGAAAAAGTAGCTGAACTTTATTTACCACATCATCCGGCGATCTTGCGGTCGTTAAAGCGAGTGGTTGACGCGGCTCTTAAACACAAGAAAGATATTTCTATCTGCGGAGATATGGCGCACCATGTGCAATATCTTCCCTATTTGCTAGGAATCGGGGTCAGGAAGTTAAGCGCAGATTTTAAATATATTCCAAAAATGAGAGCGGCCATCGCGCAAATTGATCTTGCCGATGCCGTCAAGAAGACTCAAGATCTTCTAACAAAAAGCAAGATCATCGATACAGCCCGCCAGTTCAAATAA